One Helianthus annuus cultivar XRQ/B chromosome 12, HanXRQr2.0-SUNRISE, whole genome shotgun sequence genomic region harbors:
- the LOC110897184 gene encoding uncharacterized protein LOC110897184, protein MADNNATVIASSDKLDTTLENAVIPSSSADEEAGSVIKRRRTDNSGKCSTKNEQDMSGREKVSRVRAPRMDRDEFFQRYPNISKGVGHYFPYCHTPISATFIGDCFTFVSPTKLDELEGEWINYFNEGCQCTEQEMALMPKYAALFKLSQGAYQQPANSDNTRKQRVKTRSQFASKYPLVNAGFDDLTCLPRNDVNVIRLDYLMSTAEHQLRELEAEHASFYQTRFHHANNLILLIDKQTRLLHMGTKAYRKYHKSNTKAVKRNESSC, encoded by the exons ATGGCTGATAACAACGCCACCGTAATTGCTTCATCTGACAAATTGGATACCACGCTTGAAAACGCGGTAATTCCTTCCTCTTCAGCAGATGAAGAAGCAGGCAGTGTCATCAAACGCCGCCGCACAGACAATAGCGGTAAATGCAGCACCAAAAATGAACAAGACATGAGTGGCCGAGAAAAAGTTAGTCGTGTCCGTGCTCCTCGTATGGATCGTGACGAATTCTTTCAGCGCTACCCGAACATATCCAAGGGTGTTGGCCATTACTTTCCGTATTGCCATACTCCGATTAGTGCAACTTTCATCGGAGATTGCTTCACCTTTGTTTCTCCAACCAAACTTGACGAGTTGGAAGGGGAGTGGATAAATTACTTCAATGAGGGCTGCCAATGTACTGAACAAGAAATGGCACTCATGCCCAAATACGCTGCGTTATTTAAGCTGTCTCAGGGGGCGTACCAACAGCCTGCGAATTCTGATAACACAAG GAAGCAACGGGTAAAGACAAGGAGCCAATTTGCTTCCAAGTATCCGCTTGTGAACGCGGGTTTCGATGATTTAACGTGTCTACCACGAAATGATGTGAATGTCATCAGGTTAGACTATCTGATGTCTACTGCTGAACACCAGCTCAGGGAGCTCGAAGCTGAACACGCGTCGTTTTACCAAACCCGGTTTCACCATGCTAACAATCTTATCCTACTCATAGATAAACAGACCAGGTTACTTCATATGGGTACAAAGGCATACAGGAAATACCATAAATCTAACACTAag GCTGTCAAGAGGAATGAATCGTCTTGCTGA